A segment of the Methanobacterium spitsbergense genome:
GATGCGCTCTGAATTTTAACTGAATTTTTACTGCTGTCTTTAGAAGTTACACTACTACTGACTGTTTTTACTGCATTTTTGGTCGCTTTTTGGCTTGTTACCGTATTACTAACTGCTTGAACATCATTAAGAGTTCCAACAGTTGTTTGTTGAATATTCGCTGTACTTTTGACGTCTTGCTGGACGTCCACTGTAATTTCACCGACAATATTGGTATTCGCGATTATATCTGAGTTTTGCTGGTTTGGTGTGGTGGCATATATATAATCCGTACTCAGCAATGTTATGCTAAATAACAGTAACATTGCAAGCAACAAATGTCGCTTCACTATACTGCCTCCCTATGTTTTCAGCAATGTCAGATTGAACACCGTTAGGTTCTGACAATTTATTAAATTGTTGTTTAGAACATATAAATTTATTGATAAAAGTCTGATAAAAGAAGGTTAAATTGTCCGTTTTTTAATGTAAAAAGCCATTATAATTTATTTATATATTTTTTTAAATTAAGTGTAATAAAGCACCTGGAAAAATTTGAGTTAATTATGCCCATTAAATTCAAAATTTGGGTTGAATTCTAACATTATATTTCTTTTATAGGGACTATTTTATCCTAGAAACCATTTTGCCTTAAATTAAACTCGTAACTCCTATTTATGTATTTGTTTATTCTATATGATCGATTTTATTCTACTTAATTATCTGATCAATGCCCACAATTACTGCAATATCCTTTATGAATAGAAATTTTGCCACCACACTTTGAACAAGTCCACTTTGCATCTTCATTTTTCAAAAATTTTTTTATTCCTAAATTCTCTATATCTTCAAGATTTTCTATCAGGCTCGTGTTGTACCTGTTTCTGTATCTCTTGTCAATATGTTCCATTTTATCGCATGGAAAATCTGTACATTCAAAACAGAAATCTGCATTTTCATCTTTAAAGAATTCACAATTTTTAATTTTACATCTTATACAAGTAATTAATTTATTTGTATCATCAGCCCTGCAACCTGGACATTTATTCTTTTCTCTTAAATAACGCATGCAAACACCACAATTTATTCCACATGGAGCTATAAGAGATTTATTTTGAAATTCCATATCCAAATTTTCACGTTCCCCAAACCTTTAATTATAGATGTACCTACTTTTTACTTAATTTTTTGTTTATAAAACAATAAAAATTAACTTTATCCAGTATATTACTTCAGAAATTATAGTGTTAATTATTATTTAATTTATGAAGAAATTATTTATTTCCATTTAAACATAGTAATATTGTTTATTTAATAAAAATTAGGATGTGATAAAATGCCTATGGTACAAATAAATGTATGGAAAGGTTTTGAACAAGAAAAGGTAGATTACCTAATTAAAAATATAACTAAAGTGTTTACTGAGGTTGATGTTCCTGCAGAAGCTGTTGAAATCCTAATATATGAGGTACCAAAATCTCACTGGGGTGTTGGTGGAGAATCATGTTCAATAAAATTTAAGGATATAGGTCCAAAGGAGTGAACTACCCCTTCCTTTTGGAAGGGGCTTCTTATATCATTGAATCCACTTTTGTGGTTTTCTCTTAGAGAAGCTTTAATTTCCGTAGTTCCTACGGTACTTATGAGATTTTGTTTACAGTGCAAAATCACGTATATTAACTGCTGCATTAACATTTCGGTCGTGGATACTCTCACAATTAGGGCAAATCCACATACAATGAGGTAATTTTAAATTACTGTTATGGTATCCGCAATTGCTGCATATTTTACTTGCAAAACCTCTATAGTCAACCCCTACTTCTTTGGTTTCTTTATTGTTTTTCCATGCTGTTTTACGATCAGATAATGCGAAATTATATAATAATCTACAATATTCACTAAGAAACCATAACACCTCTTCCTGTTCCTTATCCGGGAATATATGTATCTTTTGAGTTAACATTTGTTCTTTATTTTTCTCCTTTGACTTCCAATACATATTTGAATAAACATATCAAGAGTGGTTAATCCGGTAGTAGTTAAAAAATATGATGGTGACTAAAATGTTTGTTTCCATAACCCACATTTCATAGTTATATATATTATTACATAACTATATAATTGTTATTATTACTAAAATGATTTCTATAATATCGATTCATTCCCCTCCCTTTCGGAAGGGGACTTCTCGATAAAGCGTTAAAATTACCAGCAGTACAATTAGAGGTACAGATTTAAACCGGTACGATGGTGAAACACCTCAAAGTGCAGGGTCTATACTGGGACATGAACCAATGGGTATTGTGGATGTAGTGGGATATGCTGTGAAATTAATAAAACCCGGAGATAGGGTGGTTGTAACTCCAAATATAGCTTGTGGAGTATGTTTAAATTGTATTCAAGGTGATACTAATAAATGTTTAACAGTAAATCCCCATGGATCCGGTGCAACCTATGGAAGTGCAGGTTATGGAGGTGCACAAGCAGAATTTTTAAAAGTCCCATATGGAGATATGGCCTGTTTAAAACTTCCTGGAAAACCAAGAGATGAACTAGAGGATGACTTTGTATTACTTGCAGACATATTACCAACTGCTTACCTGCAA
Coding sequences within it:
- a CDS encoding DUF3795 domain-containing protein, whose translation is MEFQNKSLIAPCGINCGVCMRYLREKNKCPGCRADDTNKLITCIRCKIKNCEFFKDENADFCFECTDFPCDKMEHIDKRYRNRYNTSLIENLEDIENLGIKKFLKNEDAKWTCSKCGGKISIHKGYCSNCGH
- a CDS encoding tautomerase family protein → MPMVQINVWKGFEQEKVDYLIKNITKVFTEVDVPAEAVEILIYEVPKSHWGVGGESCSIKFKDIGPKE
- a CDS encoding zinc ribbon domain-containing protein; this encodes MLTQKIHIFPDKEQEEVLWFLSEYCRLLYNFALSDRKTAWKNNKETKEVGVDYRGFASKICSNCGYHNSNLKLPHCMWICPNCESIHDRNVNAAVNIRDFAL
- a CDS encoding alcohol dehydrogenase catalytic domain-containing protein, encoding MTSSTIRGTDLNRYDGETPQSAGSILGHEPMGIVDVVGYAVKLIKPGDRVVVTPNIACGVCLNCIQGDTNKCLTVNPHGSGATYGSAGYGGAQAEFLKVPYGDMACLKLPGKPRDELEDDFVLLADILPTAYLQQNLLRLNPEDL